The Coccinella septempunctata chromosome 9, icCocSept1.1, whole genome shotgun sequence genomic interval GCTTCCACTTTTTTGCAATGCACCTAGAAACGGTAAATAGGGTGATCTCCGAAAATTAGCACGAAAATGCTAATTTGACTAACAATTCGAAatatttggtactttggctgaatgcaccTCTGTTCAAAAAATCCACAGAATCGAATATCATAGATGTGTATAGCACAGAAAACGATTTGAAgtatcatagatttagcttgaaggaaattttgtttttccatggttGGCAAAacgtaaaaaatggtaaaagaattgttttttcacctcgaaactgtacgtttgaaatatatgtacaataaAAGACTCAAACTGTGtacggtaaaaaaaaaacgagggGGAATTTTCCACATAACGTCTATTGATGGCACAACATTAAACCACACAAATCAGCAGAGTGAAAATTACAGCGGGTGATCGAAAATTTCACGGTTGTAATTTTTCATCCAATCAAAAGTACATACTTCCTTGTTCTTCTGTTTACAGATCGTGTTCTTCCTTACTGGCGGACACCCCTTCAACGTTATCTTGTCGCATTTCTTAGGCAAGCACGATTTAGCCTTCGGCTTGGTCTTATCCTCGCAAACTGTGTTTCCACCCGACTTGGACGAAAAATATCTAACGGGATCTCCGATCGAGGGCGAAAAATTCACGTTATCTGGCGAATTTCCCTGGAGACTAGAGGTGCAGTAGAATTTTTTCGAGGGCTTTATAGTACCGGGGTTGGACAAGAAGTCCTTCGTCGTAGAATTCGTAGGCTGCTTGACCTGGATCGCTTGTTGGTCTTGGAACATCTGCTCGGCCTTCTCCTGATCGGTTAGGGTGTAGGGGGAGAAGATGGCTTTCAGGGGTTCTGGGAAGGGGTTCGACGTCATCTTTGGAACTCTTGTAGGCAGATTTTGGGCTTGTCGCTTTTTGAAGCTTTCCAAGATTTGCTGACTGGAAGGATATATGATGGGATGAGGTCATGGTTGTTGTAGGGTTGGCATCACTGCTTGTTTATAGTCAGTGACCAACCAAAATAGGTTAGGGAACATAGAAAATTAAAAACACTACAGAAATTCATAGTTGCTGTTGACTGAATTATCAAAACCCGTCTAAGAATATCTCTCTGAGATCCCAGAACAAAACTCTATACAGCATGTTTCAATATATGGACATTGATAACTAGAAAAGGGGTTTTATTTTGATATGTATTTTACATCCCTAGTCTTATTACTTCAACGCCCAGAACTGTACTTGAATAGATGATGTTAGATGATAGTTTTAGACCTTCAGATTTTTGCAATTCGAGAAAATCATTTGTTCGATCCAGCTTAAGCATAAGCTAACCCTTAATTAAATTAACCTTTCCTTACctattctaacctaacctattctAAACCTATCCTAAGCTAACCTATACTAAGCTAACCTATCCTAACCAGAGGTATCCTAACCTACCCTATagctgaattttatgaaaaGGAAAAGCTATTCGTGGAAATACatgaatatttattttcctgGCTTTGCTTTGTTATAATAATTTATAGTTTCTTGAATCTCTTCCATAGCTTCATCCCATTGaaaccttcaaaaaaaaaaaccaagagTCAATGATACTCCCACCCCATTTCCAAGGAATTCCTAAACATAGCCACCTGGATAATACCTAATAAGTCGAATAATGGACTTGGAAGGACTCACCTAGCAGAATTATTAGTTACAATAGTTTGGGCCTTCTTTATGGGCCCTTCCTGAAGGGTAGCCATGAAATTGTTGTCGAATATAGGCTTATCTATGTAGGAAGGCATAGTAGCCGGCTGTAAATAACGGTTTTGCAGACTTCTCTGCAACATATTGCGCTCTGGTTCGAAGCAGTTAACCCACGATCTTGGATTTTCAGATGGCGTCGTTCTGTGGTTAGACGAAATGGcgaatttgttgaatttattattGGGTTTCTCCAATTCTTTGTTGTGGATCTGGGGGGTGTCTTCTAGATTAACCTGAGCCAGTTTCTGGGCATGATTCTGTAGGAACCTTGTACACTGAAATCGAAGTTCGAAACTTAATCCAGGAAGGGGAGTGTATAAAAATGGGGCACTTACATTTCTCGCTATGGTCTCGTTGATTTTACGATATAAATTTAATGCCATAATTTAGTATCTTATTCGggaagaaattttgaattttgcgCTCTGGAATAACAAAATGTCaactaaattcaatttttctcccgTGTCATATGATCCGAAGTTTCCTCTTTTTGTTTGAAGGGATGACTAATCTGGGACATCTTTCTAGTTTATATTGAATCGCTTATATGTTAAATCGCAGACATAAATACAGACGATTCTCGAAACCTTGACCTCCATTAGTGTTTATTGT includes:
- the LOC123320143 gene encoding uncharacterized protein LOC123320143 isoform X2, coding for MALNLYRKINETIARNCTRFLQNHAQKLAQVNLEDTPQIHNKELEKPNNKFNKFAISSNHRTTPSENPRSWVNCFEPERNMLQRSLQNRYLQPATMPSYIDKPIFDNNFMATLQEGPIKKAQTIVTNNSASQQILESFKKRQAQNLPTRVPKMTSNPFPEPLKAIFSPYTLTDQEKAEQMFQDQQAIQVKQPTNSTTKDFLSNPGTIKPSKKFYCTSSLQGNSPDNVNFSPSIGDPVRYFSSKSGGNTVCEDKTKPKAKSCLPKKCDKITLKGCPPVRKNTICKQKNKEVHCKKVEAPYPSYSESCYMEPRVRKTECDVCPWNEKNNPNFRGKLKRPPQSYHTQCFPSPNSTDASGSIFGKYIKDQNDHKNPAQAWISKANLSHMYCKRMPTMDFIDISKASKLSHSPLIASQNMDIFEDKRIRAPMSTETLKFGYCDRHQTILTEFFTKNQDLLKNFRNGDDLSEFGVKKAKLSKILSSREVFDVVCKKGERIIPDYPKDCDRPYQDTTKTCPSGLTRKKTKKDRLKRKIPKNQSCS
- the LOC123320143 gene encoding uncharacterized protein LOC123320143 isoform X1 — protein: MALNLYRKINETIARNCTRFLQNHAQKLAQVNLEDTPQIHNKELEKPNNKFNKFAISSNHRTTPSENPRSWVNCFEPERNMLQRSLQNRYLQPATMPSYIDKPIFDNNFMATLQEGPIKKAQTIVTNNSASQQILESFKKRQAQNLPTRVPKMTSNPFPEPLKAIFSPYTLTDQEKAEQMFQDQQAIQVKQPTNSTTKDFLSNPGTIKPSKKFYCTSSLQGNSPDNVNFSPSIGDPVRYFSSKSGGNTVCEDKTKPKAKSCLPKKCDKITLKGCPPVRKNTICKQKNKEVHCKKVEAPYPSYSESCYMEPRVRKTECDVCPWNEKNNPNFRGKLKRPPQSYHTQCFPSPPSPNSTDASGSIFGKYIKDQNDHKNPAQAWISKANLSHMYCKRMPTMDFIDISKASKLSHSPLIASQNMDIFEDKRIRAPMSTETLKFGYCDRHQTILTEFFTKNQDLLKNFRNGDDLSEFGVKKAKLSKILSSREVFDVVCKKGERIIPDYPKDCDRPYQDTTKTCPSGLTRKKTKKDRLKRKIPKNQSCS